A window of Nitrospinaceae bacterium genomic DNA:
GTATATTATGAAAGAGCAGTGAATTGCTTCTTTTATGACCTTCTGATAGAAAAAACCAACCCAGCCAGTTCAGCCGCCAGAGGGAGGCGTTATTCTTTCTTTGCAGGAACTCCATGCACCTTTTATATCCTTTTGCCAAGAGATTCATCGCCGGGGAGGACCCGCATTCCGCTCTGATCTCCATTCAAAAGCTGTATGCATCCGGTTTCCTGTCTTCCCTCGATATTCTTGGCGAAAACGTCAGCAACCGGGAACAGGCCGATGCCGCCAGGGATGTTTATATCGACCTCATCAAAACCGTCGATCAAAAAAATTTATCCATGGACTATTCGGTCAAACTGACGCAAATGGGGTTGGACATCGACAAGAGCTTCTGCCGGGATAATCTGGAACGCATCCTCGTGCAAGCGGGAAAAAACACCGTGCGTTTCGACATGGAAGGTTCTCCTCATACGCAAGCCACCCTGGATATGTGTCACGATTTGCATCCCCAATACAAAAACCTGGGGCAGGCGGTTCAGGCCTATTTATTCCGATCGCAAGCAGATGTCGACGCCTTGATCAAAAAACAGATTTCCGTCCGCTTGTGCAAGGGGGCCTATAAAGAAGATGCGTCCATCGCTTATCAATCCATGGACGACATCCGTGAAAATTTTTTAACCCTTTCATTCAAGTTGCTTAAAGAAGGAAATACGCCCGCCATTGCCACGCACGATGAATACCTGCTGGCGGAAATTCTATCTTTTATCTCCAA
This region includes:
- a CDS encoding proline dehydrogenase, translating into MHLLYPFAKRFIAGEDPHSALISIQKLYASGFLSSLDILGENVSNREQADAARDVYIDLIKTVDQKNLSMDYSVKLTQMGLDIDKSFCRDNLERILVQAGKNTVRFDMEGSPHTQATLDMCHDLHPQYKNLGQAVQAYLFRSQADVDALIKKQISVRLCKGAYKEDASIAYQSMDDIRENFLTLSFKLLKEGNTPAIATHDEYLLAEILSFISKEKIDPGSFYFEMLYGVGRDLQKTLLGKGFQVRIYTPFGDAWLPYTLRRLIEKKENILFVMKNLFRETFGLRKIK